The proteins below come from a single Malus sylvestris chromosome 3, drMalSylv7.2, whole genome shotgun sequence genomic window:
- the LOC126617411 gene encoding BTB/POZ domain-containing protein At5g60050-like isoform X2 has protein sequence MAAENALKSKEVSAMIKQGFISDQTLSFSPSRSLSKLYSPTSSAFKPLSSPPPPPPPPPPPPPPPPPPQLARTTQSLTRVTQSQTLHEMMSDGQHRNSKLLPDRKVHEKVHRLLQNAPFRNPNWGGLVSGDVRLMVVTKDGFRVSMDVHKSVLEAKSRFFAEKLRKDRGVSHCVEISDCDDVEVYVEAVVLMYYDDLKRRLMGEEVSRVLGLLKVSAAIMFDEGITSCLEYLEAVPWSEEEEEKVVSQLGELQLHEDLAGEVLMRVSSEPSISARADDIFMRLLTGVLQAKDDRARREIKTLISRLLREDAASDGNMIDVSKETLYHLCHRCLSSLVLCLSEATSADDGRRDRGVLMAEIAREADNMQWIVGILVDKKMGDEFVKLWADQKELAVLHSNIPTMYRHEISRITAQLCVAIGSRHLLAPKETRFLLLSTWLEALYEDFGWMRRASSRSFDKQLVEEGISQTILTLPLQQQQTILLNWFDRFLNKGDDCPNIRKAFEVWWRRAFIKHVSEHENTQVEITVCDYPS, from the exons ATGGCGGCCGAGAACGCGCTGAAATCGAAGGAGGTGTCAGCCATGATCAAACAGGGCTTCATCTCCGATCAAACCCTCTCCTTCTCGCCGTCAAGATCCCTCTCCAAGTTATATTCCCCCACCTCCTCGGCCTTCAAACCCCTCTCCTCCCCTC cgccgccaccgccgccaccgccaccgccgCCACCGCCGCCACCGCCACCGCAACTCGCCAGGACAACTCAGTCCCTGACTCGGGTGACCCAGTCCCAAACCCTCCACGAGATGATGTCCGACGGCCAGCACCGGAACTCCAAGCTCCTCCCGGACCGGAAGGTCCACGAGAAAGTCCACAGGCTCCTCCAAAACGCGCCATTTCGGAACCCCAATTGGGGAGGGCTGGTGTCCGGCGACGTCAGGCTGATGGTGGTGACCAAGGACGGGTTCAGGGTCTCGATGGACGTGCACAAGAGCGTCCTGGAGGCGAAAAGCCGGTTCTTCGCCGAAAAACTCCGAAAAGATCGGGGGGTTTCGCACTGCGTGGAGATTTCGGACTGCGATGATGTGGAGGTGTATGTGGAGGCTGTGGTTCTCATGTATTATGATGATTTGAAGAGGAGGTTGATGGGTGAGGAGGTctctagggttttgggtttgctGAAG GTATCTGCTGCTATCATGTTTGATGAAGGGATTACCTCATGCCTGGAGTATTTGGAAGCTGTTCCATGGtctgaggaagaagaggagaaagtTGTATCGCAACTTGGTGAGCTCCAGCTTCATGAAGACTTAGCCGGTGAAGTTCTTATGAGAGTGTCATCTGAACCGTCCATTTCTGCAAGAGCCGATGATATCTTCATGAGATTGCTGACCGGAGTTCTTCAAGCGAAGGATGATAGAGCTCGTCGGGAAATAAAAACTCTCATTTCTCGGTTGCTCAGAGAAGATGCAGCCAGTGACGGCAACATGATTGATGTCTCTAAAGAAACCCTTTACCATCTTTGCCATAGATGTCTCAGTTCTCTTGTTCTGTGCTTATCTGAAGCGACATCCGCAGATGATGGCAGGCGGGATCGCGGGGTTTTGATGGCGGAGATAGCGAGAGAGGCCGATAACATGCAGTGGATTGTTGGTATTCTGGTGGACAAGAAAATGGGTGATGAGTTTGTGAAGTTATGGGCGGATCAGAAGGAGCTTGCTGTCCTGCATTCGAACATTCCAACCATGTACAGGCACGAAATCAGTAGAATCACTGCTCAGCTGTGCGTTGCAATTGGGAGCAGGCATTTGCTTGCGCCCAAAGAAACGAGATTCTTGCTGCTATCAACATGGCTGGAAGCTCTGTATGAAGACTTCGGATGGATGAGGAGGGCTTCTTCGAGGTCTTTTGATAAGCAACTGGTTGAAGAGGGAATAAGCCAGACAATTCTCACGCTGCcattgcagcagcagcagacTATTTTGCTTAATTGGTTCGATCGGTTTCTAAACAAGGGAGACGACTGCCCCAACATTCGGAAGGCGTTCGAGGTTTGGTGGAGAAGAGCATTTATCAAACACGTATCGGAGCACGAAAATACCCAGGTAGAAATAACTGTTTGTGACTACCCAAGCTGA
- the LOC126617411 gene encoding BTB/POZ domain-containing protein At5g60050-like isoform X1, translating into MAAENALKSKEVSAMIKQGFISDQTLSFSPSRSLSKLYSPTSSAFKPLSSPPSQPPPPPPPPPPPPPPPPPPPPPPPPPPPQLARTTQSLTRVTQSQTLHEMMSDGQHRNSKLLPDRKVHEKVHRLLQNAPFRNPNWGGLVSGDVRLMVVTKDGFRVSMDVHKSVLEAKSRFFAEKLRKDRGVSHCVEISDCDDVEVYVEAVVLMYYDDLKRRLMGEEVSRVLGLLKVSAAIMFDEGITSCLEYLEAVPWSEEEEEKVVSQLGELQLHEDLAGEVLMRVSSEPSISARADDIFMRLLTGVLQAKDDRARREIKTLISRLLREDAASDGNMIDVSKETLYHLCHRCLSSLVLCLSEATSADDGRRDRGVLMAEIAREADNMQWIVGILVDKKMGDEFVKLWADQKELAVLHSNIPTMYRHEISRITAQLCVAIGSRHLLAPKETRFLLLSTWLEALYEDFGWMRRASSRSFDKQLVEEGISQTILTLPLQQQQTILLNWFDRFLNKGDDCPNIRKAFEVWWRRAFIKHVSEHENTQVEITVCDYPS; encoded by the exons ATGGCGGCCGAGAACGCGCTGAAATCGAAGGAGGTGTCAGCCATGATCAAACAGGGCTTCATCTCCGATCAAACCCTCTCCTTCTCGCCGTCAAGATCCCTCTCCAAGTTATATTCCCCCACCTCCTCGGCCTTCAAACCCCTCTCCTCCCCTCCTTCCcaaccgccgccgccgccaccacccccaccgccaccgccgccaccgccgccaccgccaccgccgCCACCGCCGCCACCGCCACCGCAACTCGCCAGGACAACTCAGTCCCTGACTCGGGTGACCCAGTCCCAAACCCTCCACGAGATGATGTCCGACGGCCAGCACCGGAACTCCAAGCTCCTCCCGGACCGGAAGGTCCACGAGAAAGTCCACAGGCTCCTCCAAAACGCGCCATTTCGGAACCCCAATTGGGGAGGGCTGGTGTCCGGCGACGTCAGGCTGATGGTGGTGACCAAGGACGGGTTCAGGGTCTCGATGGACGTGCACAAGAGCGTCCTGGAGGCGAAAAGCCGGTTCTTCGCCGAAAAACTCCGAAAAGATCGGGGGGTTTCGCACTGCGTGGAGATTTCGGACTGCGATGATGTGGAGGTGTATGTGGAGGCTGTGGTTCTCATGTATTATGATGATTTGAAGAGGAGGTTGATGGGTGAGGAGGTctctagggttttgggtttgctGAAG GTATCTGCTGCTATCATGTTTGATGAAGGGATTACCTCATGCCTGGAGTATTTGGAAGCTGTTCCATGGtctgaggaagaagaggagaaagtTGTATCGCAACTTGGTGAGCTCCAGCTTCATGAAGACTTAGCCGGTGAAGTTCTTATGAGAGTGTCATCTGAACCGTCCATTTCTGCAAGAGCCGATGATATCTTCATGAGATTGCTGACCGGAGTTCTTCAAGCGAAGGATGATAGAGCTCGTCGGGAAATAAAAACTCTCATTTCTCGGTTGCTCAGAGAAGATGCAGCCAGTGACGGCAACATGATTGATGTCTCTAAAGAAACCCTTTACCATCTTTGCCATAGATGTCTCAGTTCTCTTGTTCTGTGCTTATCTGAAGCGACATCCGCAGATGATGGCAGGCGGGATCGCGGGGTTTTGATGGCGGAGATAGCGAGAGAGGCCGATAACATGCAGTGGATTGTTGGTATTCTGGTGGACAAGAAAATGGGTGATGAGTTTGTGAAGTTATGGGCGGATCAGAAGGAGCTTGCTGTCCTGCATTCGAACATTCCAACCATGTACAGGCACGAAATCAGTAGAATCACTGCTCAGCTGTGCGTTGCAATTGGGAGCAGGCATTTGCTTGCGCCCAAAGAAACGAGATTCTTGCTGCTATCAACATGGCTGGAAGCTCTGTATGAAGACTTCGGATGGATGAGGAGGGCTTCTTCGAGGTCTTTTGATAAGCAACTGGTTGAAGAGGGAATAAGCCAGACAATTCTCACGCTGCcattgcagcagcagcagacTATTTTGCTTAATTGGTTCGATCGGTTTCTAAACAAGGGAGACGACTGCCCCAACATTCGGAAGGCGTTCGAGGTTTGGTGGAGAAGAGCATTTATCAAACACGTATCGGAGCACGAAAATACCCAGGTAGAAATAACTGTTTGTGACTACCCAAGCTGA